One region of Alosa sapidissima isolate fAloSap1 chromosome 1, fAloSap1.pri, whole genome shotgun sequence genomic DNA includes:
- the fbxl7 gene encoding F-box/LRR-repeat protein 7 — protein MGANNGKQSGSEGKGSSSISSDLSSSTDQTSTKAPKNAATSEDSDLSMRTLSTPSPALILPPRSSSLSPAALFNGSSTSSSSFTAETVAMVHAPPTGLTRVGYRGARHLRDQQEALIDILPDHAFLQIFTHLPTNQLCRCARVCRRWYNLAWDPRLWRTVRLTGDVLHVDRALRVLTRRLCQDTPNVCLTLETVVVSGCRRLTDRGLYTVAQCCPELRRLEVAGCYNVSNEAVFEVVSRCPNLEHLDVSGCSKVTCISLTREVSLKLSPMHGQQISIRYLDMTDCFALEDDGLHTIAAHCPMLTHLYLRRCTRLTDEGLRCLVLYCPAVRELSVSDCRFVSDFGLREIAKLEERLRYLSIAHCGRVTDVGVRYVAKYCARLRYLNARGCEGLTDHGLEHLAKNCLKLKSLDIGKCPLVSDAGLEMLALNSFNLKRLSLKSCESITGRGLQVIAANCFDLQLLNVQDCDVSLEALRFVKRHCKRCVIEHTNPAFF, from the exons ACTCGGATCTGAGCATGAGGACGCTGAGCACACCCAGTCCGGCGCTCATCCTGCCCCCGCGGTCCTCTTCGCTATCCCCGGCGGCCCTCTTCAACGGCtcgtccacctcctcctcctccttcacagCGGAGACGGTCGCCATGGTGCACGCACCGCCCACCGGCCTGACCCGCGTGGGCTACCGGGGCGCGCGGCACCTGCGCGACCAGCAGGAAGCGCTCATCGACATACTGCCGGACCATGCGTTTCTGCAGATCTTCACACACCTGCCCACCAACCAGCTGTGCCGCTGTGCGCGCGTCTGCCGCCGCTGGTACAACCTGGCGTGGGACCCGCGGCTGTGGCGGACCGTGCGCTTGACCGGCGACGTGCTGCATGTGGACCGCGCCCTGCGCGTGCTAACGCGCCGCCTTTGCCAGGACACGCCCAACGTCTGCCTGACCCTGGAGACAGTGGTGGTCAGTGGCTGCCGCCGGCTCACTGACCGTGGGCTCTACACGGTGGCCCAGTGCTGCCCGGAGCTCCGGCGCCTGGAGGTGGCTGGCTGCTACAACGTGTCCAACGAGGCCGTGTTCGAGGTGGTGTCACGCTGTCCTAACCTGGAGCATTTGGACGTCTCTG GCTGCTCCAAAGTCACATGCATCAGCCTGACGCGGGAGGTGTCACTCAAGCTGTCCCCCATGCATGGCCAGCAGATCTCCATCCGCTACCTGGACATGACGGACTGCTTCGCACTTGAGGACGACGGCCTGCACACCATCGCGGCACACTGTCCCATGCTGACGCACCTGTACCTGCGGCGCTGCACGCGGCTAACCGATGAGGGCCTGCGCTGCCTGGTCCTCTACTGCCCGGCCGTGCGAGAGCTGAGCGTCAGTGACTGCCGTTTCGTCAGCGACTTCGGCCTGCGCGAGATTGCCAAGCTGGAGGAGCGCCTGCGCTACCTGAGCATAGCGCACTGCGGACGCGTCACCGATGTGGGCGTGCGCTACGTGGCCAAGTACTGCGCCCGGCTGCGCTACCTGAACGCGCGCGGCTGCGAGGGCCTGACGGACCACGGCCTGGAGCACCTGGCCAAGAACTGCCTCAAGCTCAAGTCCCTGGACATCGGCAAATGCCCGCTGGTGTCGGACGCTGGGCTGGAGATGCTGGCGCTCAACAGCTTCAACCTGAAGCGGCTGAGCCTCAAGTCATGCGAGAGCATCACGGGCCGTGGGCTGCAGGTCATCGCCGCCAACTGCTTCGATCTGCAGCTGCTCAATGTGCAGGACTGCGACGTGTCGCTCGAGGCACTGCGCTTCGTCAAACGCCACTGCAAGCGCTGCGTCATTGAGCACACGAACCCTGCCTTCTTCTGA